From a region of the Campylobacter sp. genome:
- a CDS encoding ABC transporter ATP-binding protein, which produces MKFQSSGSWRTSRTLVQGAKVIFMDEPTNGLDFGNQIKLLEMIKALGDEGYTFVQTTHYPRHAKFVSSLTLFIKDGEILAFGRSEQLINAENIDKIYSINYERYEDRL; this is translated from the coding sequence ATGAAATTTCAAAGTAGCGGCAGCTGGCGTACATCGCGCACGCTGGTTCAGGGCGCGAAAGTGATCTTTATGGACGAGCCGACCAACGGGCTGGATTTTGGCAATCAGATCAAGCTACTAGAGATGATAAAAGCGCTGGGAGATGAGGGCTACACCTTCGTGCAGACGACGCACTATCCACGCCACGCGAAGTTCGTTTCAAGCTTGACGCTGTTTATAAAAGACGGCGAAATTTTAGCCTTCGGGCGCAGCGAGCAGCTCATAAACGCCGAAAATATCGATAAAATTTACAGCATAAACTACGAAAGATACGAGGATAGATTATAA
- a CDS encoding YggS family pyridoxal phosphate-dependent enzyme has protein sequence MRLDEILKRIEAAKAGAGDVQLVAVSKNVGTDEVRELYSQGQIAFGENRVQELKRKSEVLRELPLKWHFIGTLQSNKINQLIALRPTLWQSCNSCELALAVNKRLNYPLDTLLEINAAGESSKTGLDKNRAVEEFLRIKQECKNLNLIGVMSIGAHVSEPAQIARSFEVSREIFDALVPHGARICSMGMSDDFELAIKCGSNMIRLGRILYA, from the coding sequence ATGAGGCTGGATGAAATTTTAAAGCGCATTGAGGCTGCAAAAGCAGGCGCAGGCGACGTGCAGCTAGTCGCGGTAAGCAAAAACGTAGGCACGGATGAGGTGCGCGAGCTGTATTCGCAAGGACAGATCGCGTTTGGCGAAAACAGGGTGCAGGAGCTGAAGCGCAAAAGCGAGGTACTGCGCGAGCTGCCGCTAAAGTGGCACTTCATCGGCACGCTGCAAAGCAACAAAATCAATCAGCTTATCGCTCTACGCCCGACGCTGTGGCAGAGCTGCAACAGTTGCGAGCTCGCGCTTGCCGTAAATAAGCGGCTGAATTATCCGCTAGATACGCTGCTGGAGATCAACGCTGCGGGCGAGAGCTCCAAAACGGGGCTTGATAAAAACCGCGCGGTGGAGGAGTTTTTGCGCATCAAGCAGGAGTGCAAAAATCTAAATTTAATCGGCGTGATGAGCATCGGCGCGCACGTGAGCGAGCCCGCGCAGATCGCGCGAAGCTTCGAGGTGAGCCGCGAGATCTTTGATGCGCTCGTGCCGCACGGCGCGCGGATCTGCTCGATGGGGATGAGCGATGATTTTGAGCTCGCGATCAAATGCGGCTCGAACATGATCCGCCTGGGTAGAATTTTATACGCCTAA
- the pgsA gene encoding CDP-diacylglycerol--glycerol-3-phosphate 3-phosphatidyltransferase: MMLNLPNILASFRVALAPLFFWLILLAGHANGGMVGSVHVSWIDYFAALVFVIASVTDFFDGYIARSWNQKTKLGAIIDPLADKMLTLAGFLGLMFIGRASAWAIYLILIREFFITGLRVAMAGDGVEVAASMAGKVKTVFQMIAIGWLTMQWPYANTLLWIAVALTLYSGFEYVAAYAKATKKG, from the coding sequence ATAATGCTAAATTTACCCAATATTTTAGCGAGCTTTCGCGTTGCGCTGGCGCCGCTGTTTTTCTGGCTGATCTTACTAGCAGGCCATGCGAACGGCGGCATGGTAGGCTCGGTGCACGTAAGCTGGATCGATTATTTTGCCGCGCTCGTCTTCGTCATCGCCTCCGTCACGGACTTTTTCGACGGATACATCGCGCGCTCTTGGAACCAGAAGACCAAACTAGGCGCCATCATCGATCCACTCGCCGATAAGATGCTAACGCTTGCGGGCTTTTTGGGGCTTATGTTTATCGGGCGCGCCAGTGCTTGGGCGATCTATCTGATCCTAATCCGCGAGTTTTTTATCACTGGTCTTCGCGTGGCGATGGCGGGCGACGGCGTAGAGGTCGCCGCGTCGATGGCGGGCAAGGTAAAGACGGTCTTTCAGATGATCGCTATCGGCTGGCTCACGATGCAATGGCCCTATGCAAACACCCTACTCTGGATCGCAGTTGCGCTGACGCTATATTCGGGCTTTGAATACGTCGCAGCGTATGCTAAGGCTACGAAAAAAGGCTAA
- the rseP gene encoding RIP metalloprotease RseP, whose protein sequence is MKSIILTLAILAVGFYFYSINFMVTVLAISFLIFFHELGHFLAARALGVGVNVFSVGFGEKVFTKRIGATQYAISAIPLGGYVSLKGQEDLDPAAASTDPDSYNSKGPIARIIILFAGPFFNLLLAFLIYIALGYIGVEKLAPKVGKISPGSAAASAGLMLNDEILAIGGKQIREWDDISKQVTAAPLSLEIMRGGERLSLTLTPKLGEKKTIWRESIRVPLIGISPDYNATVTLYHKGARSLSFAWDQTVEASKLILVGLEKLASGVVSPKEMGGIVAITDITSKAVDYGAAVLLALVALISVNLGLINLFPIPALDGGHIAFNLFELIFRRPVPKRVFVSASYVGMGILALLMIFTVLNDFARILGFYK, encoded by the coding sequence TTGAAAAGCATAATTTTAACGCTCGCGATCCTGGCGGTCGGATTTTATTTTTACTCGATAAATTTTATGGTCACGGTGCTGGCGATCAGCTTCCTCATCTTTTTCCACGAGCTGGGGCATTTTTTGGCGGCGCGGGCGCTGGGCGTGGGGGTGAACGTCTTTAGCGTGGGCTTCGGCGAGAAGGTCTTTACTAAGCGCATCGGCGCGACGCAGTACGCCATCAGCGCGATCCCTCTGGGAGGCTATGTAAGCCTTAAGGGGCAGGAGGATCTAGATCCCGCCGCGGCAAGCACGGATCCCGACAGCTACAACTCCAAAGGCCCGATCGCGCGCATAATCATACTTTTTGCGGGGCCGTTTTTCAACCTGCTGCTTGCGTTTTTGATCTACATCGCGCTTGGCTACATCGGCGTCGAAAAGCTAGCGCCGAAGGTCGGCAAAATCTCGCCGGGCTCTGCCGCGGCAAGCGCAGGGCTAATGCTAAACGATGAAATTTTAGCGATCGGCGGCAAGCAGATCCGCGAATGGGACGACATCTCAAAGCAGGTAACCGCAGCACCCCTAAGCCTAGAAATCATGCGCGGCGGCGAGCGGCTGAGCCTGACGCTCACGCCAAAGCTCGGCGAGAAAAAAACTATCTGGCGCGAGAGTATCAGAGTGCCGCTCATCGGCATTTCGCCCGATTACAACGCGACCGTGACGCTGTATCACAAAGGTGCTCGCTCGCTTAGCTTCGCGTGGGATCAGACGGTAGAGGCATCAAAGCTCATCTTGGTGGGTCTTGAGAAGCTCGCCAGCGGCGTCGTTTCGCCAAAGGAGATGGGTGGCATCGTCGCCATTACCGATATCACCTCAAAGGCGGTCGATTACGGCGCGGCGGTCTTACTCGCGCTCGTGGCGCTAATATCGGTAAATTTAGGGCTCATCAATCTATTTCCGATCCCTGCGCTCGACGGCGGACACATCGCGTTTAATCTCTTTGAGCTCATATTCCGCCGCCCGGTACCAAAGCGGGTATTCGTGAGTGCCAGCTACGTAGGTATGGGGATTTTGGCGCTTTTGATGATATTTACGGTACTAAATGATTTCGCTAGAATTTTGGGATTTTACAAATGA